The Haloarchaeobius amylolyticus genome window below encodes:
- a CDS encoding DUF7269 family protein — protein sequence MRRWLLLPGAACIVAGLATVVAPGLDTGPGFAVAVLVVGGVAAAGAALALGYRDRDTANQHVDAPGGPTPTDPGAAMDALLDDVTAAGRRRGDDAREEVAARLEAVAVDVLVARYDCTAATAREWLATGEWTDDPVAAAFFTDGLRPSYSLGDHLRTVRTGDPPLRRRARRALAELTAIEEGRDG from the coding sequence ATGAGACGGTGGCTGCTGCTTCCGGGCGCCGCCTGCATCGTGGCCGGCCTTGCGACCGTCGTCGCGCCGGGCCTCGACACCGGCCCCGGGTTCGCGGTCGCCGTCCTCGTGGTCGGTGGCGTCGCCGCGGCCGGTGCTGCACTCGCACTCGGCTACCGCGACCGCGACACAGCAAACCAGCACGTCGATGCCCCCGGCGGTCCGACGCCGACCGACCCGGGTGCCGCGATGGACGCCCTGCTCGACGACGTGACCGCAGCAGGCCGCCGCCGGGGTGACGACGCCCGCGAGGAGGTCGCGGCCCGGCTGGAGGCCGTCGCGGTCGACGTGCTCGTCGCCCGGTACGACTGCACCGCGGCGACCGCCCGCGAGTGGCTGGCGACCGGCGAGTGGACGGACGACCCGGTCGCGGCGGCCTTCTTCACCGATGGGCTCCGGCCCTCGTACTCGCTGGGAGACCACCTCCGGACCGTCCGGACCGGCGACCCACCCCTCCGTCGCCGGGCCCGCCGGGCTCTGGCCGAACTGACCGCCATCGAGGAGGGACGCGATGGGTGA
- the uppS gene encoding polyprenyl diphosphate synthase, translated as MRSWLRRQWRSGYERLLRREISGTPTHVAVIQDGNRRYARKQGEDAPDGHREGAQTTEQVLQWCQDLDIEELTLYAFSTENFERPQEELDPLFDLLARKLREFADNEKVHENEVRIRAIGDTSMLPERVRSAVRYADEQTREYDQFVLNIALAYGGRNELLTAARTVAESVDAGELDPTDIDVATIEERLYGQSVRDVDLIIRTGGDERTSNFLPWHANGNEAAVFFCAPYWPEFSKVDFLRAIRTYENREHSWRQTRARRALALLRAFGTAELEEARTVVDRFRDSLSGEERDEANRVTEEPQPAD; from the coding sequence ATGCGCTCCTGGCTCAGGCGACAGTGGCGATCCGGGTACGAGCGACTGCTTCGCCGGGAGATATCGGGTACGCCCACCCACGTCGCGGTCATCCAGGACGGGAACCGCCGGTACGCCCGGAAACAGGGCGAAGACGCGCCGGACGGCCACCGCGAGGGCGCCCAGACGACCGAGCAGGTGCTCCAGTGGTGCCAGGACCTCGACATCGAGGAACTGACCCTCTACGCGTTCTCGACCGAGAACTTCGAGCGCCCACAGGAGGAACTCGACCCGCTGTTCGACCTGCTGGCGCGCAAGCTCCGCGAGTTCGCGGACAACGAGAAGGTCCACGAGAACGAGGTCCGCATCCGGGCCATCGGCGACACCTCGATGCTGCCCGAGCGCGTCCGGTCGGCGGTCCGCTACGCCGACGAGCAGACCCGCGAGTACGACCAGTTCGTGCTGAACATCGCGCTGGCGTACGGCGGCCGCAACGAGTTGCTCACCGCGGCCCGGACCGTCGCCGAGTCGGTCGACGCGGGCGAACTGGACCCCACCGACATCGACGTGGCGACCATCGAGGAGCGCCTGTACGGCCAGTCGGTCCGCGACGTCGACCTCATCATCCGGACCGGCGGCGACGAGCGCACCTCGAACTTCCTGCCGTGGCACGCCAACGGGAACGAGGCCGCGGTCTTCTTCTGTGCGCCGTACTGGCCGGAGTTCTCGAAGGTGGACTTCCTGCGGGCCATCCGGACCTACGAGAACCGCGAGCACTCCTGGCGCCAGACCCGCGCCCGGCGCGCCCTCGCCCTGCTCCGGGCGTTCGGGACGGCCGAACTGGAGGAGGCGCGGACCGTCGTCGACCGCTTCCGGGACTCGCTCTCGGGCGAGGAACGCGACGAGGCGAACCGGGTGACCGAGGAGCCACAGCCCGCGGACTGA
- a CDS encoding DUF5778 family protein gives MSDTVDDDLKRRTKALLEPGEIQLNGAIVHTEYAGQEDVQMMQATLDVGDIIAEHAGHDPKDVYVNSGNDDPNFSSNQHQGLTLDGEEFVWECQQLLRNGSFDIVIYYEAAADHEAILADIEELGYDVTGVRGS, from the coding sequence ATGTCCGACACCGTCGACGACGACCTGAAGCGCCGCACGAAGGCCCTGCTCGAACCGGGCGAGATCCAGCTCAACGGGGCCATCGTCCACACCGAGTACGCCGGACAGGAGGACGTCCAGATGATGCAGGCGACGCTCGACGTCGGCGACATCATCGCCGAGCACGCGGGCCACGACCCGAAGGACGTCTACGTGAACTCCGGCAACGACGACCCCAACTTCTCCTCGAACCAGCACCAGGGCCTCACCCTCGACGGCGAGGAGTTCGTCTGGGAGTGCCAGCAGCTCCTCCGGAACGGGAGCTTCGACATCGTCATCTACTACGAGGCGGCCGCGGACCACGAGGCCATCCTCGCCGACATCGAGGAGCTGGGCTACGACGTGACGGGCGTTCGCGGGTCGTAG
- a CDS encoding alpha/beta hydrolase, with amino-acid sequence MAPDVSITRDVTFRETDAGSLALDVYEPTDGTDRPAIVFLYGGEWRGGQKGRFARWAVSFADRGYVCIEPTYRLADETTLRGMATDVKTAIAWVRANAAEWDIDPDRIAVAGHSAGAHLAVLAATTPDRDETVPDGIEASPEVAAAVGFSGVYDLRGGTEASEGGGDDGLDIIGGTGSARERRAAAVSPVTHVGPETPPLLLAHARDDGIVPVSASEQLVDAVQAEGRPVTTFFPESGGHEFLFSTWAVAETMDRTADFLRRRL; translated from the coding sequence ATGGCTCCCGACGTGTCCATCACCCGTGACGTCACCTTCCGCGAGACGGACGCCGGGTCGCTCGCGCTCGACGTGTACGAACCGACCGACGGAACCGACCGCCCCGCAATCGTGTTCCTCTACGGCGGCGAGTGGCGCGGCGGCCAGAAGGGCCGGTTCGCCCGGTGGGCCGTCTCCTTCGCGGACCGCGGCTACGTCTGCATCGAACCGACCTACCGGCTCGCCGACGAGACGACCCTCCGGGGGATGGCTACCGACGTGAAGACCGCCATCGCCTGGGTCCGGGCGAACGCGGCGGAGTGGGACATCGACCCGGACCGGATCGCGGTCGCGGGCCACTCCGCGGGTGCCCACCTCGCCGTCCTCGCGGCGACGACGCCGGACCGCGACGAGACGGTCCCGGACGGCATCGAGGCGTCCCCAGAGGTGGCCGCGGCTGTCGGCTTCAGTGGCGTGTACGACCTCCGGGGCGGCACCGAAGCGTCCGAGGGCGGCGGCGACGACGGCCTCGACATCATCGGTGGAACAGGCAGTGCACGCGAACGTCGGGCAGCAGCGGTCTCACCCGTCACCCACGTCGGTCCGGAGACGCCGCCGCTACTCCTCGCCCACGCCCGCGACGACGGTATCGTCCCCGTGAGCGCCTCCGAGCAACTGGTGGACGCGGTGCAGGCGGAGGGTAGGCCGGTCACGACGTTCTTCCCCGAGAGCGGCGGCCACGAGTTCCTGTTCAGCACCTGGGCGGTCGCGGAGACGATGGACCGGACCGCCGACTTCCTCCGGCGTCGGCTCTGA
- a CDS encoding undecaprenyl diphosphate synthase family protein yields MGLYDSYLAMRVRMDRTELPEHVALVITERDLLEQGAYETLSRFFSWAFEFGAERITVYVSVLDAAAAETLVREFDRIDAPAEVAVRGPDDAERADAPIQVSIGLGGKHEFTTAVRSVAGEVADGDLEPDDIDESDIEERLVFPAEPDLVIKTGAERLSDFMIWQSVYSELYFTDVNWRDFRRRDFLRALREYQDRNRRFGR; encoded by the coding sequence GTGGGACTGTACGACAGCTACCTCGCGATGCGCGTCCGGATGGACCGGACCGAACTCCCCGAGCACGTGGCACTCGTCATCACTGAGCGCGACCTGCTGGAACAGGGCGCCTACGAGACGCTGTCTCGCTTCTTCTCGTGGGCGTTCGAGTTCGGCGCCGAGCGCATCACCGTCTACGTCAGCGTCCTCGACGCGGCCGCGGCCGAGACCCTGGTCAGGGAGTTCGACCGCATCGACGCCCCCGCCGAGGTCGCTGTCCGGGGCCCGGACGACGCCGAGCGCGCCGACGCCCCCATCCAGGTGAGCATCGGCCTCGGCGGCAAGCACGAGTTCACGACCGCGGTCCGCAGCGTCGCCGGCGAGGTGGCCGACGGCGACCTCGAGCCCGACGACATCGACGAGTCGGACATCGAGGAGCGGCTCGTGTTCCCCGCGGAGCCGGACCTCGTCATCAAGACGGGGGCCGAGCGCCTCTCGGACTTCATGATCTGGCAGTCCGTCTACTCAGAGCTCTACTTCACCGACGTGAACTGGCGGGACTTCCGCCGCCGGGACTTCCTGCGGGCGCTCCGGGAGTACCAGGACCGCAACCGGCGGTTCGGTCGGTAG
- a CDS encoding DUF58 domain-containing protein, whose product MGEEQVPESGPELDAGWQVVETGRWRGIVPLALAVVALGTLSANPAVLLAGVVCVGLAVARAATSAPDPSLACSRTVSDPAPAAGDRVSVALRVENTGEATLPDVRVADRMPTGLEVVDGTPETVGSLRPGESLSVTYTVTATPGRYRFESPRVVCTDRLGDVSVVGEPAVDETPIRCAAALPAAPGIHLRPPRGGLPGRVTGTGSGDGASFFGVREYRRGDPLARVDWARLARDGRLTTVTFREERAPTVVLVVDGRAAAFLQSPGEPPDARRRCLDAARTLVAGLDEAQVGLAVLGDGLDWTRPGTGRTHHVRLRQAIDDTAGAPGESADLDLAAAETTLRSRLPAGAQVCLLTPLCDDEVAALARRLDVSGTPVSVVAPDPTATATAGQRLAHLERRTRVRDLRRAGIPVLDWESGDATAAFRRGGWVR is encoded by the coding sequence ATGGGTGAGGAACAGGTCCCGGAGTCGGGCCCGGAACTGGACGCCGGCTGGCAGGTCGTCGAGACGGGTCGCTGGCGCGGTATCGTCCCCCTCGCGCTCGCCGTCGTCGCGCTCGGGACGCTCTCCGCGAACCCGGCGGTCCTCCTCGCGGGCGTGGTCTGCGTCGGGCTGGCGGTCGCCCGCGCCGCCACCAGCGCGCCCGACCCGTCGCTGGCCTGTTCCAGAACGGTGAGCGACCCGGCGCCCGCGGCCGGCGACAGGGTGTCGGTCGCCCTCCGCGTCGAGAACACCGGCGAGGCGACCCTCCCCGACGTTCGCGTGGCGGACCGGATGCCGACCGGCCTCGAGGTCGTCGATGGAACACCCGAGACTGTGGGCTCCCTGCGCCCCGGCGAGTCGCTCTCTGTCACCTACACCGTCACGGCGACCCCCGGCAGATACCGGTTCGAGTCGCCCCGCGTCGTCTGCACGGACCGGCTCGGGGACGTGTCGGTCGTGGGAGAACCGGCCGTGGACGAGACGCCGATCCGGTGCGCTGCTGCCCTGCCCGCAGCCCCCGGCATCCACCTGCGCCCACCCCGCGGTGGCCTGCCCGGGCGGGTCACCGGCACCGGTAGCGGCGACGGGGCCTCGTTCTTCGGGGTCCGGGAGTACCGCCGCGGGGACCCGCTGGCCCGGGTCGACTGGGCGCGGCTGGCCCGCGACGGCCGCCTCACGACGGTCACCTTCCGCGAGGAGCGCGCCCCGACCGTCGTCCTCGTCGTGGACGGGCGCGCCGCGGCGTTCCTGCAGTCGCCGGGCGAGCCGCCGGACGCACGGCGGCGGTGTCTCGACGCGGCCCGGACGCTCGTCGCCGGCCTCGACGAGGCACAGGTCGGGCTCGCGGTGCTCGGGGACGGCCTCGACTGGACGCGCCCCGGGACCGGGCGGACCCATCACGTGCGGCTCCGGCAGGCCATCGACGACACGGCCGGGGCGCCAGGGGAGTCGGCCGACCTGGACCTGGCGGCCGCCGAGACGACGCTCCGGTCGCGGCTCCCGGCGGGGGCGCAGGTCTGCCTGCTGACGCCGCTGTGTGACGACGAGGTGGCAGCGCTGGCGCGTCGGCTCGACGTGAGTGGGACGCCGGTGTCGGTGGTCGCGCCCGACCCGACCGCGACCGCCACCGCGGGGCAACGACTGGCCCACCTCGAACGGCGGACCCGAGTCCGTGACCTGCGCCGGGCCGGCATCCCGGTCCTCGACTGGGAATCGGGCGACGCGACGGCCGCGTTCCGCCGCGGGGGGTGGGTCAGATGA
- a CDS encoding hydrolase, producing the protein MASQAWQRELLTPENCVVAFVDHQPLMAFGVNSHDAETVRNNTVALAKAARTFDVPIVFTSINPDSGGDIWPELTGVAPDEGENEVVRTTMNAWEDDDFVAAVEATGRNKLVLSGLWTEVCVTFPALDALTAGYEVYVVTDTCGGTTTEAHEMAVDRMVQAGVVPVTWQQVMCELQRDWVRSETADQTLDIASQHSGAYGMGVDYVRAMTGGSEAQEPAPQ; encoded by the coding sequence ATGGCTTCCCAGGCGTGGCAGAGAGAGCTGCTGACACCCGAGAACTGCGTCGTCGCGTTCGTCGACCACCAGCCACTGATGGCCTTCGGCGTCAACTCCCACGACGCCGAGACGGTCCGGAACAACACCGTCGCGCTGGCGAAGGCCGCCCGGACCTTCGACGTCCCCATCGTCTTCACCTCCATCAATCCCGATTCTGGGGGGGACATCTGGCCCGAGTTGACCGGGGTCGCCCCGGACGAGGGCGAGAACGAGGTCGTCCGGACCACGATGAACGCGTGGGAGGACGACGACTTCGTCGCGGCCGTCGAGGCGACCGGTCGGAACAAACTCGTGCTCTCCGGCCTCTGGACCGAGGTCTGTGTCACGTTCCCGGCACTCGACGCCCTGACGGCCGGCTACGAGGTGTACGTCGTCACGGACACCTGCGGTGGTACGACCACCGAGGCCCACGAGATGGCGGTCGACCGGATGGTCCAGGCCGGGGTCGTCCCCGTGACGTGGCAGCAGGTCATGTGCGAACTGCAGCGCGACTGGGTCCGCTCGGAGACGGCGGACCAGACGCTCGACATCGCCTCACAGCACAGTGGCGCCTACGGCATGGGCGTCGACTACGTTCGCGCGATGACGGGCGGGTCGGAGGCCCAGGAGCCGGCGCCGCAGTGA
- a CDS encoding DUF4129 domain-containing protein, with amino-acid sequence MTRHALHAVVVAVLVVLALGVAAGSLAGIDGTGAGAHDAPPASTTDLPQSASAGPGGPQPPTGGGMGQDTYLRFLLVLGVGAIAVAYAAVPSRRRAIGLTGVALGVAVAGFVAYRPDATVRVPTLGTSPVSGAAGVVALAGVLAAGWYVFRGGDGPAVAAPSSDAGQSPDTDTTTGRPHPADLPATDPVTRAWQQMVGDLDLPRPASRTPGEFARAAIDAGRDAAAVRQLTRLYEQVRYGGADPTDHAETAADLASTAEAER; translated from the coding sequence GTGACACGACACGCCCTCCACGCGGTCGTGGTCGCGGTCCTCGTCGTCCTCGCACTCGGCGTCGCGGCCGGGTCACTGGCCGGCATCGACGGGACCGGCGCAGGAGCCCACGACGCGCCGCCCGCGTCGACGACCGACCTGCCCCAGTCAGCCAGTGCAGGCCCGGGCGGGCCACAGCCACCGACCGGCGGCGGCATGGGGCAGGATACCTACCTGCGGTTCCTGCTCGTCCTCGGCGTCGGGGCCATCGCAGTCGCCTACGCCGCGGTCCCCTCGCGTCGGCGCGCCATCGGTCTCACGGGGGTCGCCCTCGGGGTCGCCGTCGCCGGCTTCGTGGCGTATCGCCCGGACGCGACCGTCCGGGTCCCGACGCTCGGCACGAGTCCGGTCTCCGGGGCCGCCGGCGTCGTCGCCCTCGCCGGCGTCCTCGCCGCCGGCTGGTACGTCTTCCGGGGCGGCGACGGCCCGGCGGTGGCCGCCCCGTCCTCCGACGCCGGCCAGTCGCCAGACACGGACACGACGACCGGGCGACCACATCCCGCCGACTTGCCCGCGACCGACCCGGTGACCCGCGCCTGGCAGCAGATGGTCGGCGACCTCGACCTGCCCCGGCCCGCATCGCGGACCCCCGGCGAGTTCGCCCGGGCGGCCATCGACGCCGGCCGTGACGCCGCCGCCGTCCGGCAGTTGACCCGGCTGTACGAGCAGGTCCGCTACGGCGGCGCCGACCCGACCGACCACGCCGAGACGGCGGCCGACCTCGCCAGCACCGCGGAGGCAGAGCGATGA
- a CDS encoding DUF92 domain-containing protein: MTTAVRRAGAFAAVGTLVLVVPAFGVAVAAPLALAALAGAAFVTDGPLFELFARPGDRKESRLYGLLGFVLSITGLGLLTTPSLLSTGDVPQLPVSVYVGTVLLLVYGNLTSEVVKRYRTGPFAASTGFVLGGFVAGVAGQALSVWLTTAAIPTATLPKFAFLAASGAFLGALLRAALFERDDSVVLFSVGLLLWLLFELAPAVHYQDVAAAIAVTLALGYVSYALQTASVEGMLTGILLSVLTIVLGGLGWFALLITFFGVGALATKFKYDTKKARGVAEENEGARGTGNVLGNAAVALVAVLGFAAASVDLLTVDPTYFLFAFAGSLSTALSDTLSSEIGAVFDDPRLVTTWQRVEPGTDGAVTWQGELAGIAGAVAIATIAVAVFPGADPSMTVTPTGGGVVLLAGVAGMTVDSLLGATIEGGVVGNQGVNFLATLSGAIVAVGLFVVLL, encoded by the coding sequence GTGACTACAGCAGTCCGGAGAGCAGGCGCCTTCGCGGCCGTCGGGACGCTCGTACTGGTGGTCCCCGCCTTCGGGGTCGCCGTCGCCGCGCCCCTCGCCCTCGCCGCCCTCGCGGGAGCGGCCTTCGTCACCGATGGCCCACTGTTCGAGCTGTTCGCCCGTCCGGGCGACCGGAAGGAGAGCCGTCTGTACGGCCTCCTCGGCTTCGTCCTCTCGATCACCGGCCTCGGCCTCCTGACCACACCCTCGCTCCTCTCGACCGGGGACGTCCCCCAGCTCCCCGTGTCGGTCTACGTCGGGACGGTCCTCCTGCTCGTCTACGGGAACCTCACCTCCGAGGTCGTCAAACGCTACCGGACCGGCCCCTTCGCCGCCAGCACCGGCTTCGTCCTCGGCGGGTTCGTCGCGGGCGTCGCCGGCCAGGCACTCTCGGTCTGGTTGACGACCGCCGCAATCCCGACCGCGACACTGCCGAAGTTCGCCTTCCTCGCCGCGAGCGGGGCGTTCCTCGGGGCGCTCCTCCGAGCCGCCCTGTTCGAACGAGACGATTCGGTCGTGCTCTTCTCCGTCGGCCTGCTCCTCTGGTTGCTCTTCGAACTCGCGCCCGCCGTCCACTACCAGGACGTCGCGGCCGCCATCGCCGTCACACTCGCGCTCGGCTACGTCTCCTACGCCCTCCAGACCGCCTCCGTCGAGGGGATGCTCACCGGCATCCTCCTCTCGGTCCTCACCATCGTACTCGGCGGCCTCGGCTGGTTCGCGCTCCTCATCACCTTCTTCGGCGTCGGCGCCCTCGCCACGAAGTTCAAGTACGACACCAAGAAAGCGCGCGGCGTCGCCGAGGAGAACGAGGGCGCCCGCGGCACGGGGAACGTCCTCGGGAACGCCGCGGTGGCCCTCGTCGCCGTCCTCGGGTTCGCCGCCGCCAGCGTCGACCTCCTCACCGTCGACCCGACCTACTTCCTGTTCGCGTTCGCCGGCTCGCTCTCGACCGCGCTGAGCGACACCCTCTCCAGCGAGATCGGCGCCGTCTTCGACGACCCCCGGCTCGTGACGACCTGGCAGCGCGTCGAACCCGGGACCGACGGCGCGGTCACCTGGCAGGGCGAACTCGCCGGAATCGCCGGCGCGGTCGCCATCGCGACCATCGCGGTCGCGGTGTTCCCCGGCGCCGACCCGAGCATGACCGTCACCCCGACCGGCGGCGGCGTCGTCCTGCTCGCCGGCGTGGCGGGCATGACGGTCGACAGCCTCCTCGGCGCGACCATCGAGGGCGGCGTCGTCGGGAACCAGGGGGTGAACTTCCTCGCGACGCTCTCGGGTGCCATCGTCGCTGTCGGGCTGTTCGTGGTCCTGCTGTGA
- a CDS encoding DUF7519 family protein, whose product MSAAEAGGDSTPRPGVWVALAAALVVTFLAAVSLAGTVLAVAGTGLLGAGAIHDSRRGRRLGALALLSAVLLGAYGGLPVRVVLLGVVGVFVAYDAAARATSLDRLVPAAETARFELLASGRIAVVAGAVAGVGYAAYRLSVGSVPPTGVALLVVGSFLSILALR is encoded by the coding sequence ATGAGTGCCGCCGAAGCCGGGGGTGATTCGACGCCCCGTCCCGGTGTCTGGGTCGCCCTCGCGGCCGCGCTGGTCGTGACGTTCCTCGCCGCCGTCTCGCTCGCCGGGACCGTCCTCGCCGTCGCCGGGACGGGCCTGCTCGGTGCGGGCGCCATCCACGACTCACGGCGCGGGCGTCGCCTCGGCGCGCTCGCGCTGCTTTCGGCCGTCCTGCTCGGCGCCTACGGCGGCCTGCCGGTTCGGGTGGTGCTCCTCGGCGTCGTCGGGGTGTTCGTCGCGTACGACGCGGCCGCGCGGGCGACCTCCCTCGACCGGCTGGTCCCGGCCGCGGAGACGGCCCGGTTCGAACTCCTCGCGAGCGGTCGCATCGCGGTCGTCGCCGGGGCCGTGGCCGGGGTGGGCTACGCGGCCTACCGGCTCTCGGTCGGGAGTGTCCCGCCGACGGGGGTCGCGCTGCTCGTGGTCGGGTCGTTCCTGTCGATACTGGCGCTGCGGTGA
- the dnaG gene encoding DNA primase DnaG gives MDDTSKYLIHANITADGVVERSDVVGAIFGQTEGLLGDELDLRDLQQSSKVGRIDVEIQSEAGRSFGEVTIATSIDKVATATLAAALETITRVGPCAARIEIQDIEDVRAAKRREVVERAKELLATSFDDSIMSSEEILREVRQHVRVEDITEYEGLPAGPHVEDSDAIVVVEGRADVLQLLKYGIKNAIAVEGTNVPEAVADLTQEKTVTAFLDGDRGGDLILKELSQVGEVDYVAFAPEGKSVEDMLHHEVFEALREKVPFEVVAEKSDPHVAIAATDGSSVPAPDQGNADAGGDAASPESPDDPTTAGESTASTASAESATAGTTAGGSDRATEAAGDAAATQSTAETSGATGTTEAPVDSADAAASTAETAAGTDSAAEAETAAAEESDDEAGETAGVETLRGHVAAVLGDTTDEVRLLDDEFGVLAAASADETFDLVRDAEEVPYAVVLDGELSQRVLDVAAQRGVEHVVAREFGEFVKRPTSVRIRTGDQLLDQN, from the coding sequence ATGGACGATACATCCAAATACCTCATTCACGCGAACATCACGGCCGACGGGGTGGTCGAACGCAGCGACGTCGTCGGTGCGATATTCGGCCAGACGGAGGGCCTCCTCGGCGACGAGCTGGACCTCCGGGACCTCCAGCAGTCCTCGAAGGTCGGGCGCATCGACGTCGAGATCCAGTCCGAAGCCGGGCGCTCGTTCGGCGAGGTCACCATCGCGACCAGTATCGACAAGGTGGCGACCGCCACCCTGGCGGCGGCGCTGGAGACCATCACACGCGTCGGGCCCTGCGCCGCCCGCATCGAGATCCAGGACATAGAGGACGTCCGGGCGGCCAAGCGCCGCGAGGTCGTCGAGCGCGCCAAGGAGCTGCTGGCGACCTCGTTCGACGACTCCATCATGTCCTCCGAGGAGATCCTCCGGGAGGTCCGCCAGCACGTCCGCGTCGAGGACATCACCGAGTACGAGGGGCTCCCGGCGGGCCCGCACGTCGAGGACAGCGACGCCATCGTGGTCGTCGAGGGTCGCGCCGACGTGCTCCAGCTCCTCAAGTACGGCATCAAGAACGCCATCGCGGTCGAGGGGACGAACGTCCCGGAGGCGGTCGCGGACCTCACCCAGGAGAAGACCGTCACCGCCTTCCTCGACGGGGACCGCGGCGGCGACCTCATCCTGAAGGAGCTCTCGCAGGTCGGCGAGGTCGACTACGTCGCGTTCGCGCCCGAGGGCAAGTCCGTCGAGGACATGCTCCACCACGAGGTGTTCGAGGCGCTGCGCGAGAAGGTACCCTTCGAGGTCGTCGCGGAGAAGAGCGACCCCCACGTCGCCATCGCGGCGACAGACGGCAGTAGCGTCCCGGCACCCGACCAGGGAAACGCTGACGCGGGCGGGGACGCGGCCTCGCCCGAGTCACCAGACGACCCCACGACCGCCGGCGAGAGCACCGCGAGCACCGCCAGCGCCGAGTCCGCGACGGCCGGGACGACCGCGGGCGGGAGCGACCGAGCCACCGAAGCCGCGGGCGACGCCGCGGCCACTCAGTCGACGGCCGAGACGAGTGGCGCGACGGGTACGACCGAGGCGCCGGTCGACTCCGCCGACGCGGCCGCCAGCACTGCAGAAACGGCGGCAGGCACGGACTCGGCTGCCGAGGCCGAGACCGCAGCCGCCGAGGAGAGCGACGACGAGGCCGGCGAAACTGCCGGCGTCGAGACCCTCCGCGGGCACGTCGCCGCGGTCCTCGGCGACACGACCGACGAGGTCCGCCTGCTCGACGACGAGTTCGGGGTGCTGGCCGCGGCGAGCGCGGACGAGACGTTCGACCTCGTCCGGGACGCCGAGGAGGTCCCCTACGCGGTTGTCCTCGACGGGGAACTCTCCCAGCGCGTCCTCGACGTGGCCGCCCAGCGCGGCGTCGAGCACGTCGTCGCCCGCGAGTTCGGCGAGTTCGTCAAGCGCCCGACCTCGGTCCGCATCCGGACCGGCGACCAGTTGCTCGACCAGAACTGA
- a CDS encoding GNAT family N-acetyltransferase, protein MTTTIRPAEAHDLPAIRALQTCLPEPASDLFDSLPPGVTLVSTADGVAVGYIHAFTGDAAFATEVAVAPAHRREGRARGLFQTLFVHLRRAGCRSVTLTVKPGNEQARELYEDLGFAVAERVPGYFEDGGDALRMRRPL, encoded by the coding sequence GTGACGACCACCATCCGCCCCGCGGAGGCCCACGACCTGCCCGCGATCCGCGCGCTCCAGACCTGTCTCCCGGAACCGGCCTCGGACCTGTTCGACTCGCTCCCGCCGGGCGTGACGCTGGTCTCGACCGCCGACGGGGTCGCGGTCGGCTACATCCACGCCTTCACCGGCGACGCCGCCTTCGCGACCGAGGTGGCCGTCGCACCGGCGCACCGCCGCGAGGGCCGGGCACGAGGGCTGTTCCAGACGCTGTTCGTCCACCTCAGGCGGGCCGGCTGTCGGTCGGTGACCCTGACGGTCAAGCCCGGGAACGAGCAGGCACGAGAACTGTACGAGGACCTCGGGTTCGCGGTCGCAGAGCGTGTGCCCGGCTACTTCGAGGACGGCGGGGACGCGCTCCGGATGCGGCGCCCGCTGTAG